The DNA segment CAGCGCTCTGGTTAACACTCTGGCGATTAAACCCTTACCGAGTGTCGGCTGCGACCGGAGCGCTCGCCTGTTATGATGCACCGCTTAATTGAACCCACACCCAGCCGGTACCCTGCATGACCCAGTCTTCTTCCACACGCCTGAACAAATACATCAGCGAGAGCGGCATTTGTTCGCGGCGCGAGGCCGACCGATACATCGAGCAGGGTAGCGTGCGAATCAACGGCAAGCGTGCCAGCGTTGGCGATCAGGTATTGCCGACGGATACGGTGATGGTCAACGGCCAAATCATTGAGCCCCGTGCTGAAGAAGATCAGGTATTCATCGCTCTGAACAAGCCAGTGGGCATTGTCAGCACCACCGACAGCGCCGAACGCGACAATATTCAACGCTTTGTCGGGCACACGGTGAGAATTTTCCCTATCGGCCGGCTAGACAAGGATTCTCAGGGACTGATTTTTATGACCAGCAACGGCGATCTGGTCAACAAGATCCTGCGGGCGGGTAATAATCACGAGAAAGAGTATTTGGTCACCGTTGATAAGCCCATCACCAAGACCTTTATTGACGGTATGGCCGGCGGGGTGCCAATTCTGGGTACGGTTACAAAAAGATGCCGGGTGTCGCAGGAGTCGCGCAGTGTGTTCCGCATTGTTCTGGTACAAGGCCTGAACCGGCAGATTCGACGCATGGCGGAGCATTTTGGCTTTGACGTAACGCGCCTGGAACGGCAGCGCATTATGAATATTAGCCTAGGCAATCTGCCCGTTGGCCAATGGCGGGATTTAACATCAAAAGAACTGGCGGTGCTGATGGACAGCATTCGGGATTCGTCATCCGATGCCCCAGCGGCGATTCAAAAGCCCGCCAGTAAGACGACGCCGGTCAATGCTCCGGCACACAAGCGCGACAGCCACAAGCCACGCGCCGGCAATAAGACCCCTCCTAGGCCAGGCGCCAAATCTGCAGAAAAGCCCGGCAGACGGCCCGATAACCGCCCCGACTCAAAGCCGGCGGCGCGGCCAAAACCCAAGCCGAAGAAGCAGCGCCAGCGCAGCACTAAACGCTAGCGCGGGCTTTTATCTGTTTTCTCTATCTGCACTCTTTTCGACACTATTTTTGGCACTATTTTCGGTTTACACGTCTTTAATCGCAGGCGTAGGCCGCACCAGTATTTCGTTAACGTCTACATGTGCCGGCTGGGCCACAGCGTACATAACTGCGTTGGCAATGTCGTCTGGCTGCAGCGCGTTGTCTGGCTGCTGATCAAAGAAGGGTGTGTCTACCATGCCCGGCTCGATCAGGGTTACTCGAATGCCGGAGCCCCGCAGTTCTTCGCGAGCGCCATAGCCAATGGCCGACACTGCCCACTTGGTGGCGCTGTACATAGATCCCGGAATGGTTACCCGTCCGGCGGCAGAGCCCGTCAATAACAGGTGCCCACGGCTCTCCCTCAACGCTGGCAGGCAATGCTGCACAGTCAGGCCAACGCCGTAGATGTTGGTCAGAATCATGTCTTTCCAGACTTCCGCATCTGCACCACTGAAGCCGCCGGGCTCACCCCCGCGGCCGGCGTTGGCGAATACGGCATCGATGCGACCAAAACTGGCCAGCGCTTTTTTCACCATTTCACGCTGATCTGTGTCGCTTTGCACGTCGCAGCGCACCGTTAATACCTGCTCTTTGCCGCCCAGTTCCTGTTGTAACTTGTGCAATTTAGCTTCCGAACGAGCCGCCAGTACCAGGCGATAGCCCTGTTTCGCCGCTGCCCGTGCGGTAGCCGCCCCAATACCTGAAGATGCGCCTGTAATCAGCATTACGGGTTGATCGCTCATGATTTGCTCCACCGTGGTCAATGAATGTTGATAATCAGTACTTACCTTAGGCCGCCGGCTCACAGTTTCAACCGCGAGCGGTCTTGAATCTGGCAACCAACGCGTGCTTATGCAATGCTTAAAAGCGAAACTGCAAGTGGCTGGTGAGGCGTTTTTATGATGTGGGTTCTGTATTTACTGATCTTTATCGGGCTGTTTTTGCTGGTTTTTTTAACCGTGTCGTTCGTGCTGCTCCGGCCAGAAGACTATTCGACGTTTGATAGTCATGAGTTCAAATCGCGCACCGCACTGCCTAGCATCGCCAACAAAGAGGTGATCGAGCGCGTACGCAATATGGGGCGACAGCTGCATGGCGTTAGGGGGCGTGCGCGAATTCTTGCCATGCGCCAGTATATGGACGGCATCAGCGATGACCTGCAAATGGTGTCTACCGTGACTGCGACCGACCAGCCCCGGGGTGAGTGGGTGGTAGCTCCCGGCGCCGATACCCGTCGGCGTATCCTGTACATTCATGGCGGCGCCTGGATGGCCGGCAGCCCGCGCAGCCATCGCAGCATGACCGACCAACTGTCGCAAATTGGCAAGGCTGCGGTGTTTGCGGTGGACTATCGGCTGATGCCGGAATATCGCTATATGGCCGGCGTGGAAGACTGCCGCAAGGCCTATGAGTGGCTGTTGGACAACGGCCCGGAGGGCAAGCAGGAGGCTCAGATTATGGTGATTGCGGGTGACTCGGCCGGTGGCAGCCATACCTTGGCTCTGATTGCCTGGCTGCGCGACCAGAAGCTGCGCCAGGCCGATGCGGCGATTGCGCTGTCGCCGTCCACTGACATGACCATGACCGCTCCCAGCAATCGAAGCAATATCGCCACCGACCCCATGCTAGGCCCAATGTTTGGTGGCCTGCAAAAAGTGCCGCTGTCGGTTTTGTGGTGGTTCAGTACAGCAACGTTCCGTATGCGACCGGCCAGCCCCGTGGCATCGCCGCTTCGCGGGCCGCTGCATGACCTACCCCCCACTCTGATTCAGGCCAGTGACTGCGAAATGCTGATTGATAACGCCAGGCGCTACGCTGCCAAGGCGCAAGCAGAGGGCTCGCCGGTGGAACTGCATATCTGGCAGGGAATGGTGCACGTGTGGCAGATTTTTGGCCCAATGCTGCCGGAAGCAGACGAAGCTTTTGACGATATGGCGGAGTTTCTGAGAGTTCACACCGGCGCGGAAGAACAGGATCACACGAGCTAAACTTGAATCTTTCCCCGCAACGCTTTAGTACGGCCCTTTTGCACTTTACCGTCGGTGCGCTTACGCTTAGCGGATTTGCTGGGTTTTGTAGCGCGACGAGCTTTTTGCGGTTTTACCGCTTGCAGGATCAACGCTTTAAGCCGCTGCATGGCGTCGTTTTTGTTTAGCTCCAGTGTACGATGGCTTTGTGCTTTGAGCACCAGTACACCGTCTTTGCTGATGCGCTGATCGTTCAACGCCATCAGGCGCTCTTTATAAAACAGTGGCAACGACGAGTTCCAGATGTCAAAGCGCAGGTGCACCGCAGAGGAGACCTTATTGACATTCTGCCCACCGGCACCCTGAGCGCGGATCTGGGTGATTTCGATTTCCCAGTCCGCAAGTTCAACAGCATTGGATAATTTAAGCATGACTTACTTTACCACGCCAGATGGAGCCCTAGTCCGAAGCATGAACAAATATGCGCGCTTCTACCGGCAGGTTTGCCAGCTTGCGATGCAGCCGGAATCTAAGGCGGTTAATATCGTCCGACCAATTATCCGGCAGAGCCACTTCTACCATCAGTGATGGGCCAACTTTGATGGTGCTGGCACAGTCCGGATGCAAGCCAACATCCCGCATGGCCTCAGATACACAGCTTTGCAATTCTTCAGACGGCGCAGACAAAAGCAGTTCACGCACAGCTACCGCGGTCATTTTCACCGGAACTACCAAAAAGTAACCGGAAATAAGCACCATCATCATCGGGTCGGCGTACTTGGCCAGGTGACTCCAGGCACCGGTTTCTAGCAAAGCGGCCGCTAAAAAACCAATCAGAACGGCCCCACTCAACCCCATATCCATCAGCCACTGCTTCTTTTCCGCCAGCAGCAAACCGGACTGGCTGCGGCCCGTAGCCCAATGCAAATAGACCCACACCAGCGCACAACCCATTACGCTGATGCCTGAGAAAATCAGAGCCATACCAGCGTCAACCACCTGACCACCGCTGAACAAAGCGGCAATGGCAGAAAGCAGCGAAATGACACACACCAAGGCGATCGTCAGGCCTTTTACCGCAATCACCAGAGGCTCCAAAGCACCACGACCCAAGGGGAACGCATCGCAGGCAGGCTTGCGCATCAGGCGCGCCGCATAAACCGACAACAGCGACAACATCAAACTCACCAACGAGTAGGCACCATCAAACAGAATAACCAAAGAATCGACCCACAAGCCCCAGGTAATCCCTAGAATCGCAAACAGGGCAGCACCTATCGACGATAAAATCAGCGCCAGGTTTTCCCGCGCCAGAAAAGCAGCCATAAAGACCTCCAGTAACTGGCTACTGATATTAATGATAGATACACTGAGACGCGAGTCGGTGGCCGACGGTTTATCCGTCGCTAATAAGGGTAAATACGCAATTTAAAGCACTTTCTTAGGCATTCCTAAAATACTTTTCCAAGGAACCTCTAGCGTGAAAACGTCGCAAATACAGATTTTTCTGACGATTGTGCGCTTTGGCACCGTTGCCGCGGCTGCTCGCGAGCTCGGCCGCAGCCGCACCACCGTCAGCACGGCATTGGCAGCGCTGGAAGACGAGTTGGGTGCGCAGCTGTTCGAACGCAGTGGTAACCAACTTCAGTTGACCGCTGTGGGCCACTCCATCGTGACCGACTGCCAGCGCTTTGATCAGGTAGCAGGCCAAATCATGGCGCGCTGCGAGCACCACCTCAGCGGTGCTGAAACCGCTCTCCGTATCGGCCGTGATGATTCCCTGCCCGAGTCAGCATGGCGCAGAATTTTGCAGCGCCTGAAACAACGCTTCCCCCATACCAGTATTGCGGTGTATCTGGCCTCACCCCGGGAATTGCCGGCGCTGGTGGAAAACCAGTCGGTGGATGTGTGTTACGGCTTGATGCCCGAACCCACCACCGAAGGCTATGAATGGCGGCGCGAGTTGGCAGATGTGCGCATGTTGACGGTGGCCGCGAGTAGCCACCCGTTGTGCGAGCTGGAACGGGTAACTCAAGACGACCTGGTGATGCACACCGAAATCACCTTGGCTTCTATACGCGATATGCGCCTGGAGCCGGAATCCCCGGAAACCGCCAATTATCTGGCGTTTACCCAGTACGAACTGATACGGGACTCGGTGATTGACGGCGCAGGCTGGGCCGATTTACCACTGCCACTGATTCGCGAGGCGCTGGCCAACGGCGAGCTGACCACCATCCACCACCGCAGTGCAAAATGGTGGAAGGTGTTCAGCTCGCTGGAATCCGAGTATGCCCAAGGTGGCGCCGTGGTGGGCTGGCTGGGCAATGAACTAGAAACTTATCTGGCCGATGTGGCCAGCTAGTCCTGCCTTGGCTAAGGGTGTTACCTCTGAGCCCGCGAACCGGCCAGAGCAGAGGCGTTAATCCGTCTTGCGGCGAACATAAAGCACCTTGTGCACGCGGGCAACCAGCTGGCCTTGTTCGTCATGCACCTCGACGTCCCAAGTAGGCAGCATTTTCTCGCCATCGGCGGTGGCTGCTCGAATGTCATCGAGGCGTTCGTCCGTCAGCTCAAAGTGCGCCACAACGTTGCCTTTGCCAGGGCGGATGAACTCGATGTGGGCAGATTTGTCCCACACAATGTAGCCGTTGCCCAAGCGTCGCATCAGCAGCAGCATATACATCGGGTCCAACATACTATAAAGCGAGCCGCCAAAATGAGTGCCAACGTAATTGGTGTTGTACCAGCGCTGGCGCATTTCCACCGTGGCAGAGCCAAAGTCGTCGGCGATATGGGTCACCCGGATGCCCGCACCCAAATAGGGTGAGTAGGCGGACATGATTCGGCGCAAAGCGCCTGCGCTGGCAAACAAGCGGCGAATAGTTTTATTCATGAACTGGCTCGAAGTGCTGTATTTAACGCTGCTTTGATCACGGTTGATTCTCGCGCAGCTCATTGAGACCTAAGAATACGCGTTAAAGAGCGCTACAGACTGCCATTAAGAGCCAATTGCAACGCTATCGCCGCCATCATTAAACCAATCAAGCCGTCAATAACCCGCCAGGCCAGTGGCCGCGACAACACGGGAGCCAGAGCTGCACCGCCCCACGCCAGCAGGCTAAACCACACCACCGAAGCGGTGCTGGCGCCGATTACAAACGCCACGGCACTGTTCTGCTGGGCACCAATCGCCGGCACCAGCAACAATGTATCGAGGTAAACCTGAGGGTTCAGCAGAGTGACCGCCAGCGAGGTCAGTACAACCTTGCGCAAACTGCCTCGAGTGGCCGCTCCAACTTTTAACACAGCACGGCCTCTCCAGACACGCACGGCCGCCTGAAGCGCCAGCCAGCCCAAAAAAATGACGCCTAGCCAGCGCAAAAACTCCAACGCCTGGGGCACGGCTATCAGCGCCGCGCTCACGCCGAACATGCCCAGAGTGAACAGACTGGCATCGCACACTGCGCAAATAGCCGCCACCGGCCAATGGTGCTCCCGGCGAATGGCTTGGCTCAGCAGGTAGGCATTTTGCGCGCCAATGGCAATAATCAAACCGCCACACACCAGTAAGCCGGTTAAGTAACTTTCAAGCACACGCAGATTCCTTAAAAAAGCTTGGCTTTTTAGACGCTGCGCAGAATATCGGCTTTACACCACAATCGCCATTAATGGTCCATATCAGAGTGGTTCATCTTGGAATGGTCCACTCCGCCATCGTCTTCGTCTTCACCACTGTTATCCAGCGATCTGACATCCAGCACGGCGTTCTGCGCCGGAATGCGTTCAAAATTTAGCGTAACAGGAATTTTCTGCCCGACCTTTAACGGCTGTTTCAAACCTTCCAGCATCAGGTGATAGCTGAGGGGCTTGAACTCCACGCTCTGACCAGAGTCTATGCTCAAGCCATCCGGCAACGATTTCATATGCATCATACCGTTGTCTGCGACGGTTTTATGAATAGAAACGTCTGTGGCAACCTCGCTGGTGGCACCGGTGAGGCGCACCGCTGCGTCAGTGTGGTTGTGAATGACCATGTAGCCAACCCCAACCGCTGCGCCCGGTGGCGTTGGCCGGCTCCAACCGTGCTCCACCATGACACCGCTAACAGTCGGCTTGGGAGCGGCGTCGGCGGCAGCCATCAGCGGAATGCAACTAGCGAGCGCGGCAACAACAGCGACCGTACTAACATGACGGGCAAAACGACGAATCAAGGAAGAAGGTTCCATAAAAAGCTCCTACAAGGTCAAAATTAAGAGTCAGCATAGCCTGCCACAAACAGCCACAGAAACGCTGCGACCAATTGTCGCTGGGCCAAATCAGGCAGACAAAACACGATTAGTGGGGGGACTTCGGCCCAACAGCAAGAGCGGCCGGACGGCCAAAATAGTAGCCCTGAAACAATTTACAACCCATTGCCATTAACGCCAGGTATTGGCCTTCGGTTTCTACGCCTTCGGCAACAAGCTCAAGCTGATGACTGCGGGCAATGCTGATAATGCTGGCGACCATGTTTTGAACTTTATGATCATCCAATAAGCCGTCAATGAAGCTCTTGTCAATTTTCAGCTCGTCAAGCGGCAGAGTTCTCAGCAAGCTTAACGACGAGTAACCGGTACCAAAATCGTCCATCGATACCCGCACACCCTGTTTACGCAATTCGTTAAGCACGGCCAGTACATCGTCAAAATTGGAAATAAACAGACTCTCGGTCATTTCCAACACCAACTGCTTGGGCGACAGCCCATATCGCGATAGCAAAGACAAAACATCATTGGCAAAACCCGGCTGCAAAAATTGCAATACCGATATGTTCACCGCCAGTTGCCACATTTTACCTTGGGCACCCAAAAACTCGGAAAACTCGCGAATGCTGGTTTCCATCACAAACTTGCCCAACGCTGGCATCAAGCCGCTGGACTCAGCAACTCCGACAAATTCATCGGGGCCGACCTGGCCGAGTTCGTCGTCGTACCAGCGCACCAGCGCTTCGTATCCATAAACAACTTTGACGTCATCAACCTGCGGCTGAAACACCATCGTCAGCTGCCCGAGGCTCAACGCTTGGCGCAAGCGTTGTTCAATCTGCACTCGGCGGATGTAGGCCTGTTCGAGTTCTTCCCGATACAGACACCAGTCATTGAGGCTCTTCTTGGCCTGATACAAGGCCAAGTGCGCGCTGCGTAAAAGTGTGTTCACCGAATCACCATCGCGGGGGTACACCGCAACACCGATGCTGGCGCCCAGCTGCAAGGGAAACTGCTCCAGTTCCAGCGGTTTGTCCAACTGGTGGCTAAGCTGACGCGCGTGACTCTCGAGCGCCTGAAAATTCACAGCTTTAATCAGTAACACAAACTCATCGGCGCCCAACCGAGCCACTACGTCCTTTTCGTCGACTACGCTGAGCAGCCTGCGTGCAAATGCGCAGAGCACCTGGTCACCGTATTCTTGCCCAAAACGGTCATTAACGCCGCGAAAATGGTCGATATTGATGACAGCCACCATAAAGCTTTGTTTACGCCGCAGCAGGCTGTTGATGCTAGCGCTTAGCCCTGAACGATTGCCTACGCCTGTCAGTTCGTCGTGTCGCGACAGGTACATCAGCTCTTTGAGGCGCTTGGCTTCGGCGACCGCAATAATACGAAAAATGATAAACAAAGCCAGAAAACCGCCTAGAAAAATGCTGACGTATAACAACGCGGTTTTAAAAAACCTTATCCACAACGGGCGCATCAGGGTTTCAGACATAACCCACATTTGGAACCGATTGTTGAATTGGACAGCCCCCAGATAATTTTGCTGATCACGAAGAATGCGATAGGTATGAGGTGTGTCTGATAGCTGTATGTCTGCCGTGGGCAGATTCTTCCAATGCGGATTCTGGTCTGTAAGCGTTTCGGCCTGGTAACGGAGCTTGGAATATTGCTCCGGCCCCATGCCCTGCTCTGAAATAAACTGCACATAGCCGTCTGACGCTCGCGCCAACATAACCCGATCGTAAGCGCCGCTGTGTAAGGAATTGCTCAGGACACCGGCGTTGCCGTCAATACGGAGACCCGCCGTCATTACCGCAACCACCTCGCCCTCGGGATTGCGCAGCGCTTTGCGCACCGGAATTGTCCACTTATTGATCGCGCCCAGAAAATACGTGCGCCCCAAAACCATGGTGTCGGTTACCAAGGCTTCTTGAAAACTGTCTCGCGAAGTTTTGGCTCGCAACAGGTTTGGCAACAAACCCAGGTCCAGATTCGAACTCACCAGCACCAGCTGCCCGTCTGAACGGGCCATCCCCAAACCAATAGCCACAGGGTTTTCCTGCAGGATACGGTCTAGTTCAGCTGAATGTTGAGGCGTCTGTGGCAGAGCCCCAGAACGCAGGATTTCGCGACCAACAACCGTCAGCAATAGCTCTTGAGTACGCAAAACGCTGTCCATAGACTGCGCCACCAGTGCCACCCGCGCGCTGTGGACTGAATTGCGCTCGGCAACAATCGATTGCCAGAACGACAACAAAAGCAGGACAAGAATCACACTTCCCGCTGCCAGCGTCAGCAGAAAGAGCGTCCATAAATTGCGTTTTAATAATGCCAAAGAAAAAGTTTCCGCTGGGATTGCAGGTTTTGCCGTTTCTTCACAATGATCATTTGGGGTTAGCCATCTGCGAACGTTCCTTCAATTTTGTCCGCATCTTAACAGCTAAATCCCGAATTTTCACAATCTGGAGCACATACTCAGCATCAGACTTTTTTTACGAACTCCGACTTCAGTTTCATCGGTCCAATACCGTCTATTTTGCAGTCAATATCGTGATCACCACCAACTAACCTTATACTTTTAACCTTTGTGCCCACTTTCACCACCAGCGAAGAACCCTTCACTTTAAGGTCTTTAATGACCGTTACGCTATCGCCGTCTTGCAGTTCATTGCCGTTGGCATCACGGATCATTTTCTCTGATTCTGCGGCGGCAGCCTCGGTTTCGCTCCACTCGTGGCCGCACTCCGGACACACTAACTGAGCGCCGTCTTCGTAGGTAAATTCAGAGGTGCATTGAGGGCAAGGCGGCAACTGTGACATGGCAGGTTTCCTCGGTGATTAAATAGGGTGCGCATTATAGCAGAATCACCCCCGACCCAGTCACACCGAGCAGCACTTGTCCTGAGTGTTAACGTGATAGATCACTTTTATAAAGGAACTTGACCGGTCAGAGCCAGCGTGGCCAGCAAAAGGCAGATAAACAAACTCGCAATTCCGGCAATTTTCAGCCCACCCATCAATTCCTGTTCCGGTGTCATAGCACTTCCTTAATTCCAGATGTATCCCAATTAAGCATTGGCCAACATTAAACTGCCTTATGGTGGCTCCCCCGTACGTGCGCACTCACAAAAAAAAGTGAAACGCAACACAAGCAATTTAATGCGAATCATTATTATTTGCAATCAATTTATTATTAAACCGCTCGCCAGATTGCCTATACAACTCAGTGGGGATCGTTCGTGCGCTCCGTCTTATCGAACTGTGGTAGCGAATCGGTGATCTGAAACCAGTCTGCCTGCGCTGCCACATATACGTGTTGGGCCGCGACTTTACCCAAAGGTTTTTCCAGCGCGCCTACCCGCAGCCGCAAAATGGCGGGAATGGCGTCTACCCTGCTATACAGCTGGGAGCCGCAACGGCCACAAAAGCCGCGGTATTTGCCCGGGCTGGAAGCGTATTCTTTTAGCTGGTCTGCGCCGATTAACCACTGCATGTGAATTGCCTGTGCCGGCGCGCTGGCAGAAAACGCACTACCATGCGCCCGCTGACACTGTTTGCAGTGGCACAAGACCACCGGGCCCAAGGGGCCATCATACTGAAACTGGATGTCACCGCAGAGACACCGACCGCTGTACGCCATCGTTAATTTCCTCCCAACAGTAGATAGGTCGTAACCGCACCAAGAACGCTGAATGTGAGCGTCAAAGAGTTGTTCATTCAATGTCCTTTTATAGAAAAAATAACAAGCTAGGAAGAATATTTAATAGTTTGCCGAGCCTTGTGAATGGTACCTGCAGAGAAAATAAGCTACTGTTTAATGTGTCGAAAGTTTAATCAACACGCAACACCGCCCTGCCACTTCGGATTCTATTATGCCCTGCTCGTTTCCCACTGTGAACGCGTTTACTACCCTGCCGGCTAAGGCTCGCCGCCTAGGCGGGTTGGCGTTAGCTGCACTGCTGGCATGGCCGGGGACCCCGGCACTGGCCACAGACACGAATGGCCAAAGCGCAATGGCGCAGGCAGGCGCATGGAACGGCACCATGCGGGCCTATGCCAGCAAGTCGCTGAATAGCGACAGCGCCCTGAGCATGGCCGCGCTGCCTATGAACGGGCCGGGCGTAGAGCAGTTTATTAATGCCGACACCCTGATGAGCCCGGGCTCCATCATGAAAGTCCTGACCACTTATGCCGCCTTGGAGATACTTGGGCCCAACTACACTTGGGACACAGATTTTCTCACCAACGGTGACATGTCCGATAGCACGCTTAATGGCAATCTTTATGTGCGCTTCGGCGGTGATCCAAAACTGACCTTCGAACGCTTATGGTCAACGCTCAGAGAACTGCGGGACATGGGCATAACAAGAGTCAATGGCGACCTGATTCTAGACGGCAGCTATTTCCAGATTGACGGCGGTTTTCCACCTTTCCACGATAACGGCAGCAACCCCCACGCCCCGTTTCTGGTGGAACCCTCTGCATACCTGACGAACCTCAACCTGAGCCAGCTGGAGGTTCGTTCAGACGAACGCGGCACCCGCTCATGGAGTACACCGAACCTGGCTGAGGTGGTGATCGACAACCAGGTCATTGCCTCAGCCAAAGGCCCTTGCCCGGGCCGCGGTTCATTCATCTGGACACCGGTTTTTCACAGCGACCAAAGCGTGACGGTGTCCGTTAAAGGCACATTACCCATGGGCTGTCGGACCACACGTTACTTGTCTCTGCAATCCCATGAGCGCTACAGCGCATCAATGATCCGCTCGCTACTGGCAGAAATGGGTGTAGAAATCAGCGGCGTCAACCGATTGGGCAGTACGCCAGAGAACGCGAAACTGGTTATGCGCACCACATCGCCAGACCTGGTAACCATGGTGCGCGACATCAATAAATGGAGCAGTAACGTGATGGCGCGCCAGCTGTTACTCGGTATTGGCGCAGAAAAACGCACAGCTGCAGACAACGATGACCGGGTAACGGGTATTCGTGCCATTTACAGCTGGCTGGAAGATAAAGGTATTAACACCACCGGTATGGTGATCGATAACGGGGCCGGTTTGACCCGACATGGCCGCATCAGCGCACGCCAAGGCGTGGATATTCTGAGAAATGCCTGGAATAGCCGCTATTCAGCGGACTTGATGGCCTCAATGCCATTGATTGCAATGGATGGCACCATGGCCCGCAGACTGCGGGACACAGGTATGAAGGGCGAAGGCAGGATCAAAACCGGTTACCTGGAAAATGTGCGTTCCATTGCCGGGTTTACTCGTGATCAGAACAACACCACCTGGGCCGTGGTAGGCATGGTCAATCACAACCCTGCCTGGAACGGCCAAGCGGTGCTCGACCGCATTTTGTATTCACTGCATTACAAACCGCCAGTGCCGACGACCCTGTCACAATCTGCAGGCCAGAGCGAAAACCGCATTCGGCAGTAATGAGCAACCGGTTTGATGTCCCGTCTGACTAATTCCCAAGCCTACTACCTCGCACTTATCGGCCAAACGGCTTTTCAGGTTTTTGACCG comes from the Marinobacter psychrophilus genome and includes:
- the rluF gene encoding 23S rRNA pseudouridine(2604) synthase RluF; this encodes MTQSSSTRLNKYISESGICSRREADRYIEQGSVRINGKRASVGDQVLPTDTVMVNGQIIEPRAEEDQVFIALNKPVGIVSTTDSAERDNIQRFVGHTVRIFPIGRLDKDSQGLIFMTSNGDLVNKILRAGNNHEKEYLVTVDKPITKTFIDGMAGGVPILGTVTKRCRVSQESRSVFRIVLVQGLNRQIRRMAEHFGFDVTRLERQRIMNISLGNLPVGQWRDLTSKELAVLMDSIRDSSSDAPAAIQKPASKTTPVNAPAHKRDSHKPRAGNKTPPRPGAKSAEKPGRRPDNRPDSKPAARPKPKPKKQRQRSTKR
- a CDS encoding SDR family oxidoreductase yields the protein MSDQPVMLITGASSGIGAATARAAAKQGYRLVLAARSEAKLHKLQQELGGKEQVLTVRCDVQSDTDQREMVKKALASFGRIDAVFANAGRGGEPGGFSGADAEVWKDMILTNIYGVGLTVQHCLPALRESRGHLLLTGSAAGRVTIPGSMYSATKWAVSAIGYGAREELRGSGIRVTLIEPGMVDTPFFDQQPDNALQPDDIANAVMYAVAQPAHVDVNEILVRPTPAIKDV
- a CDS encoding alpha/beta hydrolase encodes the protein MWVLYLLIFIGLFLLVFLTVSFVLLRPEDYSTFDSHEFKSRTALPSIANKEVIERVRNMGRQLHGVRGRARILAMRQYMDGISDDLQMVSTVTATDQPRGEWVVAPGADTRRRILYIHGGAWMAGSPRSHRSMTDQLSQIGKAAVFAVDYRLMPEYRYMAGVEDCRKAYEWLLDNGPEGKQEAQIMVIAGDSAGGSHTLALIAWLRDQKLRQADAAIALSPSTDMTMTAPSNRSNIATDPMLGPMFGGLQKVPLSVLWWFSTATFRMRPASPVASPLRGPLHDLPPTLIQASDCEMLIDNARRYAAKAQAEGSPVELHIWQGMVHVWQIFGPMLPEADEAFDDMAEFLRVHTGAEEQDHTS
- the arfB gene encoding alternative ribosome rescue aminoacyl-tRNA hydrolase ArfB, with the translated sequence MLKLSNAVELADWEIEITQIRAQGAGGQNVNKVSSAVHLRFDIWNSSLPLFYKERLMALNDQRISKDGVLVLKAQSHRTLELNKNDAMQRLKALILQAVKPQKARRATKPSKSAKRKRTDGKVQKGRTKALRGKIQV
- a CDS encoding cation transporter, yielding MAAFLARENLALILSSIGAALFAILGITWGLWVDSLVILFDGAYSLVSLMLSLLSVYAARLMRKPACDAFPLGRGALEPLVIAVKGLTIALVCVISLLSAIAALFSGGQVVDAGMALIFSGISVMGCALVWVYLHWATGRSQSGLLLAEKKQWLMDMGLSGAVLIGFLAAALLETGAWSHLAKYADPMMMVLISGYFLVVPVKMTAVAVRELLLSAPSEELQSCVSEAMRDVGLHPDCASTIKVGPSLMVEVALPDNWSDDINRLRFRLHRKLANLPVEARIFVHASD
- a CDS encoding LysR family transcriptional regulator translates to MKTSQIQIFLTIVRFGTVAAAARELGRSRTTVSTALAALEDELGAQLFERSGNQLQLTAVGHSIVTDCQRFDQVAGQIMARCEHHLSGAETALRIGRDDSLPESAWRRILQRLKQRFPHTSIAVYLASPRELPALVENQSVDVCYGLMPEPTTEGYEWRRELADVRMLTVAASSHPLCELERVTQDDLVMHTEITLASIRDMRLEPESPETANYLAFTQYELIRDSVIDGAGWADLPLPLIREALANGELTTIHHRSAKWWKVFSSLESEYAQGGAVVGWLGNELETYLADVAS
- a CDS encoding DUF4442 domain-containing protein, coding for MNKTIRRLFASAGALRRIMSAYSPYLGAGIRVTHIADDFGSATVEMRQRWYNTNYVGTHFGGSLYSMLDPMYMLLLMRRLGNGYIVWDKSAHIEFIRPGKGNVVAHFELTDERLDDIRAATADGEKMLPTWDVEVHDEQGQLVARVHKVLYVRRKTD
- a CDS encoding LysE/ArgO family amino acid transporter, which produces MLESYLTGLLVCGGLIIAIGAQNAYLLSQAIRREHHWPVAAICAVCDASLFTLGMFGVSAALIAVPQALEFLRWLGVIFLGWLALQAAVRVWRGRAVLKVGAATRGSLRKVVLTSLAVTLLNPQVYLDTLLLVPAIGAQQNSAVAFVIGASTASVVWFSLLAWGGAALAPVLSRPLAWRVIDGLIGLMMAAIALQLALNGSL
- a CDS encoding copper chaperone PCu(A)C, which produces MEPSSLIRRFARHVSTVAVVAALASCIPLMAAADAAPKPTVSGVMVEHGWSRPTPPGAAVGVGYMVIHNHTDAAVRLTGATSEVATDVSIHKTVADNGMMHMKSLPDGLSIDSGQSVEFKPLSYHLMLEGLKQPLKVGQKIPVTLNFERIPAQNAVLDVRSLDNSGEDEDDGGVDHSKMNHSDMDH